ttgattgattgatatGTCATATTTCAACAAAATCTTCATAGCCAGCCTTTTTTGCAATGAAAGTTGTTGAAACTCAACTTAATTCATAACAACATTAAATATGACTTTCTAAAAAATTtattagttatatatatatatatatatatataatattcatTAACAAAAGTTTTAAAGTATTTTATTTCGACCACGTAACAAGAAAGTGCTAAATACGCTGTAATTGCGAATCAACTAATTTTACAAGCTAGCTCAGCACCTCACGTTTGATGGGGCAAGCACATATTCTGTTCAAGATAAATGGAAAGAGAGGCCCCAAAGGTTTCGGAGTTGGGGAATATGCTTGATTTgagttaaaaattatttaattagacAAAAACAATtaatgaactttttttttttttttgaaagtgaatgAACTTACTTGCTATAATTGATTTTAGGGTCAAATATGGTTTTAATCTTTTCAATTTGATTTTCGCAAAAAACTTTATAGCTTTTATCCCTGGGTGCATTTTGTTTTAATCCTTTCAAATATGCTAACGTTAATGAAGTAAGTCAAGTTTATCCCTGGGTGCATTTTGTTGCAATTTACACTGCTACTAATGTATTTGTTGGGGGTGGTTAAAGACTACCAATAATGCAAAAAATTCCCACAAAATGAACGGAAATGATGAGATGAGACATATTTTATTAATGCTCAAGATTAaaagttattaatttttttggaggaatgaatttcaattaatCCTTATTTTACACGGACTAAAATTACATTTAACCTTTAtcttaatgaaaaaaatgataGTAAATGTTAGATAATAAGCACTAAATTTACATATTATGTAATAGAAAAAAACTAGATataatacccgtgcgatgcacgggtttatttacaataATCTTTATCATTACAAAAAATTATTATACTTTAAAGGaatattaaaatcattttttaattataagtaTTATAAAAATCTTGAGACAATTTAGAGTTTTTTGTGTGTGAATAAATACATACTCAAatctaataatttattttaatagttAGCACTGAATTATATTTACTAACTCATTTATTttataaactaaaaaaaatttgtaAGTTTGAAATATATTAtcaaataagttataataataacaaaattTTTTGTGTGCTTTTATCaacaaaaaagtaattttaaaattataataagtcgTAACTTTAATAgttctttcaaaaaataattaaataacgtaatttttttttttgtagttagTTTCCTCCTTGTTAAGTCATTttcactaatatataatagatcaaaaaatgtataatttttttccaaataataCACAAACACCTTAttgtgaaaattttaattttaaagttattttgtctaaattttttattcataattaatattttattaataattaatatttattctcGATATTTGTTCATATATGAAAACATTACCTAGTTTCATTTTATGAGtgtttaatttgtttatatagcaaagtttggttttttattattaaaaatagtgAGTAAGCAATATGAAAAACGAAAAGTCatcagttttttttaaagagttAAATAAGGGGTCTTCATTTCTACTATTGTATTTAATGTTATGGTTCAAGTCTTTTGTACATATTTATATTATagaagatatagatagatatatttcaaatattttttttcttaattatttttattaatagatatcatttttacttaattaatctaatttttaatactatttacatataaatatatttctttgttttttttaatatttaatttttttctcaatttattattaataattaaaattctaattatttttaattaatacttaaaaaattatttttttataagaaactcaAAAGTTTTAGGTCCTTGGTTCGGGTTGTTTTTCTTGGTTGGTTCTTTTCATGGTTGGGGTTTCTTTCTGCTACTGGTTTTTTCTAATCCTTTTGAGGAGGGTGTATATCTTGATTATTTCCTCAATATCATATCAATATAatttttgctttcgaaaaaaaagaaactcaaaAGTTGGTAacaaactatttttaatttatgactttGTAGTCTTTTTAATGTGTTTAATGCTCTTATTGCTAATGTGATTAATGCTATTttttcaagtctcctttacatatgtatatagataatttttttaattttaaaactattttatctaaattatttgttaataaatattattttcttattgaacttaatttttaatatttgtgaaatacaaaactcaagtaaatttttagtttatgaatgttgttatttaagataaatagttgaatagtttttgacaatataaattttttaattttaattttattattgtttaatatatttattacaatttttcTTATATTGTTGAATAGTTgttattattgtttaatatatttattacaattgtttaatggatatgcactgtcagtgtaaagaagttttacactgacgtccaatcacattatgtCACATAAGACTAAGTagttacaaatctttttaattttaattagtaaattaataaattgctgATGTGGCGGAAATCAATTGGGTGCATGTGTAAAACAAGTTTATACTGTCAGTGCATCTCCTATTTTCTCTTATTACATtgcaacacttgagttttgcttatgtatttaatgctaaaactcaagtgtgctttacatatatatatatagaagattatCGTTGATAAGTTAATATAGTCCAGCATAATTAGTTGgttaatttttgttttcattaCAAGAGAAAAGGCAGTTGGTTAATTAAAGAATGGAAGTCGTTCTTTAATCACTGACTTAATTGTAATTATTATATATGTTATGTTATTTGGTCGTCTTGCCCAACAAAAAATAGCATTGGCTCTATAGGTGTTTTGGCCGACCTGGATGATTGGGTCGGCCATAATTACATTGGTATAGTAGTGCGGTTTGTTTTTCCGGCATGCCATGCATAACAAGTTTGTTTTAATTTCTAAATTTGTATATAAATTATTGAAAGTGACTTATTTATAAGAACTAAGTTAAGATATATAATTAGCATATCAAGCAATATGAAGTCATAAAAAACGTTTATTTATAATTCGGAGCACAAAACATAACTTTCTCTTATTGATTTTACATTCACAGCACATACATACATGATGCTCTCAACATGGCCTTAGCATTAATTTGCTAAAGCTATTGTGCAAGAGCTTTAGCAAATTAGGATAGTAGAATTGAAGCAGTGGTACGAGACCACTTATTTAATACATATAAGTCAAACATGTCTCCTTGCAAGTTCTAGAAATGGGTGTTGTCTTCAACTGGAGGGTGCTTACCATAAGGAGGGTACTTCTTGTATGGTGGCTTCTTGTAGGGTGGCTTGTAAACAGGTGACTTGTAATGTGGTGGCTTCTTGTAGATAGGCTGATGTCCATACTTTGGGTGTTTGTAGAAATCCTCCTCAGCATTAAACCCTTGAGGGATGAGGATCAGAGCTGCAAGGAACACAACTAGCAAGGATAAGAAATAAGAAGCCATCTTAGTGTTGGTGTATTTTCTACATGCATGGTATGGTCCATTTTATACTAGTTTGAGGACTCTATTGTGGGGGGGTGATCTCAATCCAAGTCCAATTATTATTTGAACACTCACTACTCCAATTGTCAAAGTTGAGTGTGGATTAttcaaaaatgataaaaaactTTGGTCCCATGTAATTAATAGTAGGAAGCAAAGCTGGACACGTGATCGGTAACCAATCCATTAAATTCCATGGATTCCCACTTGTTATCTATATTTATCTCTTTTCAAATGAAtgatattataattataaaatcaaattaaaagttGCAGTTTTAACTTTAAATAACTTTACAATCTATTATAAATAATCTTATTGTATTCTTCAATAATAAttataacttcatttttctagcttctaaataacttttttattttaaaagtaagttATATAAGTCTACAAAATATTATCAAATGGATACTCCTTATTCCAAAAACTTTTTGTAATTTTTGCGAACaaataaatatcaaatattAGACTTGTGTGAAAATGGCGTAttcaattattaaaaaatttctGGTCCCCACCCATATATTATTATGCATTACTTTTTTACCTACCCATGGGCTAGTAGCAAAttcttagatttttttttttacatcgaaaaaataaattgcacccgccagaaatcgatccctggacctcccctgCCCAACCCATATATCCCTCAGCTCCTACAACTTGAGCTACGGGAATCTTATTATTAAAATACAAAGTATATATGTAATTCTGGGTTACTTTTAAcggatttttttaatttattttaattttaaatataattagtCTGATTAGTAAAAAGTTTTTTTGgaatgatagctcaaatggtaagagCTGAGACATGTGCATTAGGAGGGGAAGATTCAGATCAATCACTGAATGGtgttttttatcttttctatgtaaaaaaagtaaaaagttagtctactaattatttataaatcatttttttacgGGGGATTATGCAATCTAAAATGTCAAAACAAATACAAGACTGAAATTGGCAGAAAAATCAACTAAGCAAATCGAGTTCGGATAAGGAACACCTAACATACATTAATTCATATTAAtatatgttaaaaaatattttgatgtgtatctatatttttatttttttttataagcaatggtATTATCTTAAGGGGTACAGGTAAAAGgggaacccaaacccaaaatacAATAAGAGAAAACAAGAGAAAAAAAGGAAACAAGAGCTATAACAGAGGAAAAAACAtaataatgattcatagacatagGAATAGTCGAAACACCCCAAACACCCCTTTTTCCTGCGAATTTGgtcaaataatacactgaactaaccacctaaatacacatgactaaccataaagcacgtaaccgtgtaaagttgaaattcctaaattagggatttggccaaataatacactgaactaaccacctaaatacacatgactaaccataaagcacataaccCAAATCCAATAATCAATTCTGTAATGTTAAGTTACTTTTAGAAATTTAAGTAATCATTCATTGCGTAGAAATTtaagtaataattaaaaatctTATAATTGAGGTGGAGTAATAATTAGGTTGATCAAAATGGACTCAGGTTTTGAGTTTGCTCGGCGTAGAAATTtaagtaataattaaaaatctTATAATTGAGGTGGAGTAATAATTAGGTTGACCAAAATGGACTCAGGTTGTGAGTTCGCTCGGCTCAACCCACTTATGGGGTGGGTTCAGTTGGAAAAATACAGGTTTACATTtaggtgaatttttttttcttcgttCAATAACTTAATAGGGTAGACAAATGAAAATCACATcatgttatgtttatcttatttcaatttcaatataATGCATTCCTTAAAAATTTGGTTCTTATTACTATTCAAATGTTGACATTGTGAGGTCtatacaacctcatcaaattaatatatttgcTGTAGTtcattcatctacatgtttgtaacatatgttcggtTCCATATATGTTCTACTTGTTAAAAAGAGTCTAAACTAAGTCAAAATATATTTCTACTGATTCATCTTTACAATAAGTTTAATAGTCGTACAACGCACTGGTAAAGAAGACTAGTTTTAGTTTGATATACACTTATTTAATCTTCTGAACATTACTCTCTCCCGCTGAGTAATGGTATGGGAATTAGGTAGTGATATCATTAGCATGGACATAAGTTTACGTTGTCAATTGCTTCTAAATTGATCACCTCTATTTGCTATTTTTTCGAGTGGCTCTATTATATTGGCTATGTTCTTTTGTCATTGTTTGGTGTATTATTTTGCTTAGATGCTAATGTTATAACTTTTATTATGGCCTTGGGAATCTTTCTTATTTTGTTGTGTGAGAATAGAAACGAGTAAAGAAAGGGTAGAGCGAGAAACATACAAAATGGTGACGCCGTGCGGCCAAATTGCTCAGGTCTGCGACTATAGAGCAGTTATAGTTTCATTCAATGTTTAGAAAATCGGACCGATCATCGAACCGGTCGAGGCGTtggtttaaggtttaaaggtcgAACCGGGATCGGACcgtatttatttaaataatatattctATTAAATGTATAGTttcgagggttagctcaagtggtaagagctaggagacataaggtttggggaggggaaggtctagggttcgaatcctggaagggaaatttgaaggaattttctaacttactaacaaccaACCACTGT
This portion of the Lotus japonicus ecotype B-129 chromosome 3, LjGifu_v1.2 genome encodes:
- the LOC130743640 gene encoding early nodulin-12A-like, giving the protein MASYFLSLLVVFLAALILIPQGFNAEEDFYKHPKYGHQPIYKKPPHYKSPVYKPPYKKPPYKKYPPYGKHPPVEDNTHF